A genome region from Alistipes dispar includes the following:
- a CDS encoding HU family DNA-binding protein, producing the protein MNDKDMTKADIVSRIAEQTGIEKGIVTSVVEGFMEQLRDSLIGGENVYLRGFGTFLLKHRAAKTARNISKNTTMIVPAHTIPAFKPSKAFAAKVK; encoded by the coding sequence ATAAACGATAAGGATATGACAAAGGCTGACATCGTAAGCCGGATCGCGGAGCAGACCGGCATTGAGAAAGGAATCGTAACGAGTGTAGTGGAAGGATTCATGGAGCAGCTCCGGGACTCCCTGATCGGCGGTGAGAATGTTTACCTACGCGGTTTCGGCACGTTCCTGCTGAAACATCGGGCGGCCAAAACGGCGCGTAACATCTCCAAGAATACGACGATGATCGTTCCTGCCCATACGATCCCGGCCTTTAAGCCCTCGAAAGCCTTTGCTGCCAAAGTGAAATAG
- a CDS encoding BRO-N domain-containing protein, producing MADSKIVVFQDKQIRRAWMNEQWYFSIADVVEFLTDSVDVKQYIKRMRQRDPLLNRNWGTICTPVAMIAADGRRRSVQAADVKGLFRIIQSIPSPKAEPFKQWLAQVGYERVQEIENPELAQERMKAVYEAKGYPKDWIDKRLRGIAIRQNLTDEWKERGIREERDFAILTAEIARATFGVTPSEHRAIKGLTKKGQNLRDHMTDLELIFTMLGERVTTEISQQEKPDTFAESKRVARRGGNVAGVARKETERELGHSVVSGQNFLDKNPDGLIEDTIGLPPLGSDKE from the coding sequence ATGGCAGACAGTAAGATCGTCGTTTTTCAGGACAAGCAGATCCGCCGCGCATGGATGAATGAGCAATGGTATTTTTCCATTGCCGATGTCGTTGAATTTTTGACGGACAGCGTAGATGTCAAACAGTATATCAAGCGTATGCGGCAACGCGATCCCTTGCTTAATCGCAACTGGGGTACAATTTGTACCCCAGTTGCGATGATCGCCGCCGATGGTCGCCGGAGGTCTGTTCAGGCTGCCGATGTTAAAGGGTTGTTTCGTATCATCCAGTCGATCCCCTCTCCGAAGGCCGAGCCATTCAAGCAATGGCTGGCACAGGTCGGATATGAGCGTGTGCAGGAGATCGAGAACCCTGAGCTGGCGCAGGAACGCATGAAGGCCGTTTACGAGGCCAAAGGTTATCCGAAGGATTGGATCGACAAACGGCTGCGGGGCATCGCCATACGGCAGAACCTGACGGATGAATGGAAAGAGCGCGGCATTCGGGAAGAGAGGGATTTCGCTATCCTGACGGCGGAGATCGCGCGTGCGACATTTGGCGTGACGCCTTCGGAACACAGGGCGATCAAGGGGCTGACGAAAAAGGGCCAAAACCTGCGTGACCACATGACCGATTTGGAGCTGATCTTCACGATGCTGGGCGAACGGGTGACGACCGAAATCTCACAGCAGGAGAAACCCGATACGTTCGCCGAAAGCAAACGGGTCGCCCGGCGCGGCGGCAACGTCGCCGGAGTGGCCCGCAAGGAGACGGAACGGGAGTTGGGGCACAGTGTCGTATCGGGCCAGAATTTTCTGGACAAGAATCCCGATGGACTGATCGAGGACACGATCGGACTGCCGCCGCTTGGTTCGGATAAGGAATAA